The DNA window acaacttaagagcaaaattagtaagaagaataggtgataaaacacatacacatataaaacacagaaaataacattcacagtataactaataatatgtctaaactaataaagttactcttcacaccgatattgccaaatcttccccggcaacggcgccaaaaatttgacgggtattttacatacgtacaagttaaaaaaataccgaattacacccgttcactgcaagtatacagatcaactagtagtttagggtatatatcgggtcgatcccacagggaagagtgaacaattaccggtattactaaagtttctctattatttagactattaattaattataacaaattaaaacctactgaaattatgcaagaaaatagcaaatgaaagctccttaggttgtggtatccctaactactcatgcaagtgctataattggatcattaattactacatctaggctagttatggtgtaatttccttatgcatttgaatcctactttcgtagtgaatcaattatacttataactaatccatacctattctcatggttatgaaattagctacaagttcatttcttcaatgaaattacatgaaatgaatcactaaaaaccacatagatgcacatctactttcgtgagtgtactccctatgtttagcacttcttgaaccagtgttaaatctcaattttcattgtagaaacaacaccttagataatcacaatcaatggtaccagattaatcatgatttaaagagccaaagtgctaaataacttgctcaaatcatagcaatcaaataaccaaataataaacactaacaatcatagaaagttcaaccaaacccaaggcttaaactttaaACACACacattgaacacaaaatccaaaacttgtatattaaccaaacttggaatcaaatacaaaagataaagagtttggaaggaatgtaacccttgtcacatgagttcatctccttaccttcttcatcctccatattcttcttcatctagctaataaacaaCAATGGATAACACTCTACTCTATACTAACCTACTGCTACTACTCAGAAAATGCAAGAGCTACATCTCTGCACTCCAaacttctcccgtatgtctctctctctctcttacaatgaatttggctatttaatgatgaaaggtggtcaagaaatgaagctttacactttctccttacagctggtaatgtttctcacatgtctagcatcgcatgtgagttggtggaggtgaaattgagttttacgcgtacaaagcatccttttctgaccacaatccggccataaatccggccacaaatccggccaagttccggccggattgctacagtaaatctgggctgctacagtgatccgagctgctacagtgcctcggatccactaacccagaaacagccgagggttcggatgaatagtggatccgagtgtggatcacttgctctgtttttggcccaacttcaaccgatcttttcttgatgttagaggctgaaccagctcatgtctaaaacacgaaagttgtagccttttaagttatctttccaatgcatcaagaatcacctcatttggatctgtgtaggctgagatatgactgaaataccctttcCTTCTCCATGCCTTgttccagcttcgaccagtagaaatttgctattgtaattcggcattttgacctggaaaaccttcaaactggattcagatgtcttcaccaaagttgtagatctatctcttatcttcaaatgagttcaagaatcatcccaatccgatcattgtaactcaagttatagccgaaatacgaaaatatgtcaaaactgtcaaaatacacaaaatccaagtaaaaagtgataaaaacctcatctaatcacttaaaaacatttattcaccaattatagccaaaatgattcattttcttccaatattataaccaaagtgactaaaaataatataaaatattagacaattattacgtaaattagtcacttatcacttcactcctgaaattgattccaaataccaaatatgagtaaatatcagcaattaacacaatatttgtcagggatagaaggggaaatcaataataaatttactaacaaattataccctatcagaGCTCGTTGCACGTACTTGCTATGTCAATAAGTCACGTAGGAAAGAGATAAACTAAAAGGATAAGGATGAGAATatgactttattatatatatatatatatatatatatatatatatatatgattctATATTCTTTAAACTCAATTTCAGCTAGAAGAATCACACACACACGGAGCAAATTATCTAGGTAGTCACTAAACTTTTTGAATAGTTGAATTTTGACCACTCAACTATTAATAATATGTTTTTACCCATTGAACTATTAAGAGTATAAATTTTGGACCATTTCATCTGATTCCATCATTAATTTTGTTATAtctaaaaattaataataagtCTCGTAAATCATGCAGACCCTTAGAGTTAGCAGAGTTAACAATGAAATTAGGcgaaatgataaaaaaaaatatacacaTTTGATAGTTCAATAGGTAAAAATATGCTATTAataatttgtgggcaaattttGACTATTCTAAAAGTTCAGTGGCTACCCAGATAatttgctatatatatatatatatatatagggtaaaaaacaaaaacaccCCCTGTGATaagcctaatacacagaaaagcctcctatgatttcaaaatatacaacacgacacctcatgctttgaactaaattgtaaaggtgacagaatccgttaaacttaacagAAATaacttattggaacctaaaaaattttttttatacctaatttttatcaaataaacctattctaccccttaaccctcaattctctccatttagagaataaaacaaatgatttttttgaactgtcctttgtttaattatatcagggcattttggtcattttgtccatttccgttaaatttaacggattctgtcacctttacaatttagttcaaagcataagtggtcgtgttgtatattttaaaaCTATGGAGGGTTTTTCTGTGTATTAATTTTACCACAGgggactttttattttttacccatatatatatagtcGACACTCCATTTACCTTCTAGAAAGAAGAACAAACTCGACAAGCATGAATTCAAAATCAGTATAAGCATGATTACTACATTAGACCCACATTGCATTTCACCATCTACAAATTGTTCTGGGCTATAAAcaggacttttttttttataacataAACAGGACTTCAAACCTGTGATGACCTGTAGTGAACTCCAAGGGTGACCTAATTTAACCATTGGCATGTAGGAAAGGTAACTTTGCCAATGGCATAAGAGATTGatatcaaaatcttcttgtcaAAATTGCATTCATTTATCATTTAGTTTCTACATGCGCTCAAAATTCTACACTAAataacatttttatttttttgcaatatCATTTGTTGAAGGACTAAAATATTGCTACTGAAATTAACGATTTCATATGTTTAACTAACAGTTTTTTTAACAAAGTGCTTGAGCGAGCTTTTGGAATTCGCCTGAATTCATGGGCAACTAGTTCTTTGACATAAAAGGAAGTATATCATATAGAATAtgcacacatacatatatatatatacatatatttaaggacaaattccactttaccctCCTATGGTTTAATATATTTTTACGTAACTCTCCTAtggttttaaaaactatacataaccctcctatggttttaaaaactatacataactctttcatggtttggattaaaataTCAAAGTGATGGAAATATTGATTCATAATGGAGTcatctaaaatgtcaaaaatacccttatataaagttgaaatttatttattaaccaaggggaGTTATGTGtacattttgaaaatcataagggggttatatggtaaaacattAAATCATAagagggttatatggtaaaatataaaaatcatacggggttagtgtgtcatgtatttataagggtaatttcgacattttttaAAGTTCTGTTAAGAATGACTATTTCCATCATTTTGATACTTTAATCTAAACTATGAggaggttatgtatagcttttgaaactataggggaTTATGTAGAAAAACACTAAATCACATGGGCAAAAAGTGGAATTTACCCTATATTTAAAAACGAAAATAGCTTACAGCAAACTACACAAATCAGTAAGTTCAAAATCTATGATATTGACTTCAGTTTGTTGACCACTAAAATCACACGAGCAATCACCAAATTGTATCACAATGGGTGCAAACAAATCGATCTCAATAGAGCTAGTAGCAAGTTTATCTTATCAAAACTCAAGTTCGAGTCAAGTTTGAACAACTCGAACATATTAACAAGTTCATCAAGCTAGCTTAACTAAGTTCAATCGaacttcaaaaacaaaatattttATAAGTATTATTATGAAATGGCtatcttttctcttgtttggtattatgtaaatattattttatgTCACTTGAATTTGATCAAGCTCCAATAAACTAAATTCATTCAAGCTCGAACTTGAACAAGGTAAAAGTGTATAGAGCTCGAGCTTGAACTAACTTTAAAAGTTCAacaagttcgagctcgagttttttAGTTCAAGTCCAGATCGAGCAGTGGAATGAGATCCTCCATTCAACAGATAATAGGGAACTTGCTTTAGTGTATAACCATTACAACCTAAAGGCAAGAAAAGCATgatccaaaaaagaaagaaaaatagctGTGTATTATCAAGCACTAAAAGTATTTAGTATTTGAGTTCAGTCATTCCTGTCTAGTGTAATACAAAAGTTTATAATAGAGAAATGTTTCTAATAGACAAATACAAACAATCTAGTACTTTATTTGCAGTGATACGTTAATCTAGTAGTGAACAATCAAGATAAAAGTCTTTGTCTGTTTAGTCTAATTAATATGCTATATTCCATCATGTATGGAAAAAAGAACTAAATGCTTAAGGTAGGAACAAGGACTAGAAGTTTAGAACAACGTAGTCAAGTAAGATCCTCCCAATTTCTAACCAAGAAACATGCATATCCCAGCACTAATGATATATTCAGAATCCTATCAAGTTGTGAAATTTTCGTTGATAATAAGAAATGATTTTGGATGAAAATCAAAGAATAGCGTAATGTTTAATTCTATTCCTATATAATGTGAAATGACATATATATCCGAACTAAGGAGTCCAATGAAACTGCTTGAATAGGTGATGAGTCGAGAGTTCGAGCTTGGCGAACTGAGCTTGATCGAGGTTTTAGGCTTTCGAGTTGATAACAGTACTACTGTGCTACGAGTGTCTATACTTTGTCAAGTTCTCCTAGCATGGAAATGAATCTTGACCAAACATGCAAGCCATACCAATCAAAGAGGTGAAATAATTCTCAATTTCCTTTCATTGAGTTCTACACGTGCCAAAGATTCTGCACAGCCCCCGTTACACGTGTGAAACTCCcaatcgacaaaaaaaaaaaaaaaaactttgaaaatgagacggaaattaaagaaaacaagAGCGCATTCCCTAAGGACAGACGCAGGGATTTAGTGATACCAAGAACTTTTTGCTTTACCCTTCGCTGGTAATCTGACTTCACTAGCCGGAATATACTTCCACCGGTAGGTCCCCTTAACTTCTTCAGGTATAGATACAATGATATATGCCTATAAATATAATCTTCCCACCTGTGTGTGTTCTTTATTGAAATCAAAGATTGTGTACTtgagtttaattttttttttgtcttatcTTTTGCTTTGTATACAATAAATAGGTTTAGAAAACagttgagaaaagaaaggaaaataaaattctGGGTGAAGGGTTGTTACCAGGTAtgtttaattcttatttttgGATGACATGTTTTCGATATTTTTAGATTTGATTCAacttttgtttggttttgcttcatttatcttttttgtgggcaaaaaggagaaaaacggaagcttttggtgattttttttttgttctttctttttggtAGTGAATTTTGTGGGGTGATATGCACATTGACATGTCTGTTTAATGTTGTATGTGTCTGGAATTTGTGTCTTTGAAGGTAGACTAATGAAAAGATTGGAAAAGGAGCAGACATATATCTGTGTTGCATGATTTGattttatatacactatcagGGTAGTAGTAAATTTTTTACACAAGTAGCTTTAGATTCACGCCACGTGTATAATCGAATCTTGTGAAATGACTAGGTGTTCAACATGTGGATCCGCTCGTGAAATGAAACTTTTACCCGGTGCATGGAGGAACTCGTGTTTTATTGGTGTAACCAGTGGTTTATTGATTGAAAGAATGAATTCAATGTGAAAGTGAACTAAAATTAGTGTTGTTCCTGCTATAGATGCTGTCTAATTTGCATTAGATGTCATGTTCTTGCTACATAGTTCATCAAAGGAAAGGGATATAACGGACATATAGGTTTATCATATATAGACCTGTTAGTATGCATATATAAACTTTTGTGAACCACTACATCAACTTTAGAGAAAATGTTGGACAATTGAAAAGTATGCTTGGGCACATTTCTCACAAGTGAAATTCATGGTGGTTGATTGTTGTGTTTAATTTATTAAACTCTGATtccataattatttttataacgTAACCATCGAGCAAATGAGAGTGCATCATTTCCCGAATCATAATGGTATGTGTAAAGTTACTCTTTTTGGTAAAAAGTTAATCCGTCATGTACTTTAGTTATTTTGCTAGTTATCTAATCTGATGATAATGATcatttttttggggtttttttttgggttgggggCGGGAGGTACTTTCCTTCAATTTGATCAAAGCAAATATCCAATTTACGGTTGTTGAATTAATTTTGCATCTCCAAATGAGGTACTGATGAAATGTCAAGTCTGGCTTATATTTTTTAAGAAAGACTAATCTTTTAATATAACAGGCACATAAGATTTGAGTTTGTAGAAGCAGCAATATCATTTGTGTGATATGCCATACCTGGTGCGGGAGAATCTATTTATTGGCAATACTGGAGCTGCTGCAGATTTTCTCCAGCATGGTAGTGGTGAAATTACTCATATATTATCAGTTCTCAGCTCCacatcaatttcatttttctcagaATGGCGAAGGGAGATTCTGATCCCTAGAAGAGATTCGTAAGGTGTATGTTGGGCGTTCAGGAACAGAGGATGATTCAGGTGATGGGTCCAAGAGTTCTCTGGCACCAGAAAAGGTGCTGTATTACTTGGAGAAAGCAGGGAAGGATTTGAAGTTTGCAAGGATGGCTGTACCATTGAGAGATACAGAGAGTGAGGATCTATTGGATTACTTGGATGTTTGTTTAGATTTTATTGACCGTAGTAGACAAGAAGGGTCTGTATTGGTTCACTGCTTTGCTGGTGTATCAAGAAGGTAATTCTCATTTGCTGATTCTTTCTACTTTTGAAGTTTGCTTGTTCCCACTTTATAGCTGAGGTACTTTTCAAATTCCTTTTGCTGGTAGAATAATGAGTGTTCATTGAACTGATGTCCGTTGTTCTGTGTCTTGGGGTGTCACAGTTTTGTTGGTTGTTGCATATGGACCCACATTTTTGTATTTACATATTAATATGAATGGAAGTCCATTTTAGGAATCTGTAGTCAATATGTCCAATTTTGTACTGGATTCTTCTTCACTGCTATCACCAATGACAAAGCTTGTCAACTTCAAAGCCCTTCTTTCAAAACGCATTATTACATATGATAATGTCCATGGATATTCCTTTTCCAGAAATGCATGTCTATGTTGTTAATGCCTTATTTTTCTCCAAGTTGGTGACAGAATCCTAAATGCGACTCACATAGCTGAACCGAAGAGAGGGTGATGGAAAATATAAATTACATACCTCTTTTTGTTTGATCAATATGTCCAATTTTGTACTGGATTCTTCTTCACTGCTATCACCAATGACAAAGCTTGTCAACTTCAAAGCCCTTCTTTCAAAACGCATTATTACATATGATAATGTCCATGGATATTCCTTTTCCAGAAATGCATGTCTATGTTGTTAATGCCTTATTTTTCTCCAAGTTGGTGACAGAATCCTAAATGCGACTCACATAGCTGAACCGAAGAGAGGGTGATGGAAAATATAAATTACATACCTCTTTTTGTTTGATTAATTGAAAAACCAAGGTGATGATCAGACACAGAGAGTTGCCGAGAGAAATAGGGGAAGTCTTGAATGAGCAGTAGGTAAAATGACGAGAAAGTTGGGAAACTCCAATGAACATCAAGGCAAGTTTATACATACTTTATAGGGGAAGATAAGATGACTGTCTGATACAGCTGGGAATGGTAGTCCCACTTCTGCTGCACAATAATTGAGTCAGAAATTTTGGCAATGTCcgtcaaaaaaacaaaaaaaaaaaaactttggcaGCTAATCAGGAGATTGCCATGGTTTGGCAATGTATCCCGTTCTGCTGTTTCAGTAGTACCCCGTTGCTTTTGTTCTTTGTCCTGTCGCTCTTACTTTTCCAAAGGAAATCGTGTTGCACGACTGCTGTTGTGCATTGCGGGAACAAATCAATAACCAAAAGCCtcaaaaataagagaaagaccaaagaatcatttttcaaaattattaaacaaTAATAAGTATAGGAAACAAATATAGGGACGATAAAATAgtaaatcaaattttaaaattaaaaaaaaatgaaaaaaaacacCCTGAAAGACCTAAATGCCCTGGGGCACTTGGGTCTCACCTCTTCTCGAGGCTCGCCCGGGGCTTACTCTAGAAATACCTTTTAAAACAATGCTATTCATTAATGAGGAAACAAGAATCTATGAAATTTTCAGGGGGATCAAAGTTTGGATCTGtctaatttttctaagtttCCCTTGACATTTCTTGTTAATTAGCACAATGACTTTATCTCATGATTCTCTCAGAAATTTTTCTTGTGTTGAAGAGTTGATTCTTGTGACTTTGGCAAATAACGAGTAATGGGATGAGTCCATCTCAGTAGCTCATTAGGCAATGGAAATTGTGAGATGAATTTTTCTACGAATCTATTACATCCGAAGGTAACGCCACCAGCAGCAAATGaacaaattttcaagaaaagttatTATATTTTAAATACCATTTTATTTGTACCATAAGTATTTTTTCAATCATATTTTTGTTTATATGTATTACATGACAAAAAGTGTTATAGTGTTTTATTTCTGGTAATATTTCAAATCATATTCTATCCAAACATTATGAGCAACTGAAAAAGTGGTAAAGAAGCCTGAACTTGGAGAAAGCATCGGAgccttttttttcaattattttatttgaggAAGCATGGCAACAGTCTATGGTTACATAGTTTTGATAACACTAATACGGACCTTTTTTACAACAACTTGGATATGTAATACATAatttagaaaaagagaatcCATGTTCTACAAATTCATTTTCAGGAATATTTTCCATTGACTCGTGGAAACAATTAAATGGCAGCTACCCATTATGATTAGTAAAGATAAGGGgatgaggtttctgacagtcttACAGGCTTTCCTTGAGGTTTTCAAAATATGAACCACCTCCCCTAAAGCTAATTAGGCAATAACAAATCCAACCAATTTCAAAAacataaataatataaaatgtgtatcaggagagagaaaaaaactTCATTCCACAGCTACCCTTGAGATTGTCATTAGTGGATTAATTTGTAATGAGTAGTACCTAGGCATATAACAAGAATGAAAATTTGGGAGGTGTATTTGAAACTCTCATCAAAGGCTAGGTTGCTATTACATTTTGGAAACTAGCAACCAATGGCTCTTTCGAAACAGCTTCTAACGTCTCTCTGCAACCATACTCTTGCAAGAAACTCTATATAACAGCAAAATGAAGTAGCAACAGATGAAAATGCATCTTGTTGGGTGATTCATGAGTTTTGCATATGCTGCCGGGATTATATTGCCTTAGAAGAATAGCATACTTTGGCATCTTACTGTATGAAGCAGCGTGTGTGCCTTCAATCTTATGTCTAAATCAGACTTAAGTCATGTGCATCAATTACAATTACAAAATGGCGCAAAAAAAGGCACCTCAATTTGGCGCCCTTGCATATGGCCGTTATTTCAGTTAAGCACACTTAGTgatgatttaattaattcagttAACATAATCATGAAATATCACATTTGTTCTGGGGTAATTAAGTCATTTCACCATATAATTTTGTAATAATCAGGCCCTATCAGTCTGACAGAGGAGATGgttgatattttgaaaatctcAGAGGAAGCCAGTAAAATGTCAAAaatcttaggggaggtttctgaaattattcctAAAGATAACTACTTATCAGGTTCATCAATTTGGCGCCCTTGCATATGGCCGTTATTTCAGTTAAGCACACTTAGTgatgatttaattaattcagttAACATAATCATGAAATATCACATTTGTTCTGGGGTAATTAAGTCATTTCACCATATAATTTTGTAATAATCAGGCCCTATCAGTCTGACAGAGGAGATGgttgatattttgaaaatctcAGAGGAAGCCAGTAAAATGTCAAAaatcttaggggaggtttctgaaattattcctAAAGATAACTACTTATCAGGTTCATCGGTAGGAAGTTGTATCCCACATTGATTGACAAGTTTGAGAAAGAGTGTTTAATATTTAAATAAGGATTTGAAACCTATCAGTTTAAACTTTTCCATTAAGGTTGGGTTCCCAGATCTTTTTGGTGGGTCCTCTCAGAATTTTCTTCCACTATTACTGAGAACAAGGCTGCCGTTGTTAACTAATGACACGTGTAAACTAGGCAATTAATTTTAGCTTGGTTTATACATCCTACAAGGCTTCTGCAATTGTTTATACTAGTATAAATACCCGCGCTACGCACAGtaaattatatttttgaaaaaatttacaatttatggaggaatttaaaaaaagtaaaatattatAATCACGGGCACATGAaagtatatttaaaaaaatgaaactttgtaACAATAGTTCAATATATGATAAAACATCTCCATTATTTATAAACTATCACTTTGATAAATGTTggatcctgaaaaaaaaaatagaagtctATATCATAAATTGAGCGACATAAGGGTCCAATTAAATATAATTGAATATTTAATTtgataagtaaatgaaatacttacaaacattttgcctttgatttgataatcttcTACAAAGGTGTGAATATTCTTCACACCAATCACTTCTAAGTACGAACGCCAGTATTAGgggtttaattaattctgttgatttttgtgaagtttgtacTATAAATGAGAATGCACGATTTTTGCATGAATTAATGTGTTGGTCGAACAATGCACCTCTATTTTCCTGACAATTAAAAGCATATATAattcaaaattatattttgttttagacagtttgtaaataatattatataaaaatatatacatataaataatgTATACCTTTGTTTTTAAATCTCTAAGATAAGCAGCATCACAACGAAACATCAATCGTGCATGTTTGTCTTGAAGAGTGAGGTATAGGTTACTACTGGAATCTCTAACTTCTATGTTAACATTGTATCTGTTAAAAAGAAATTGTGATGTATCATgcaaaaaattatattaaaattcaaaatatatgaaaataattacCTGACAATAATGTCGACTACATCATTACAATGGATATACACCATTTTTGTAAAATGAGATTGACATGATTGTCCACAATTTTTGCATAACTCATGGAATATATTATCTATGTTGATACTTTGAATGTAAGCAAGTATCCAAAAATATTTAACCTAAAACCATCCAAAGAATGTATATAttacaattattaattttaaacTACATGTAGATACTTGTTCATTACTTAATTAATTGAGAGGAATTATACCGTAGGTAGAACTGCATATTTGGATATCGATATTCTCTTAACATTTGATATCAACAATGCTTGGgacattataaaattgcatgaccGCAACCATGTCACTAATTTCTGAGTACATTTATCATTCTCAAACCtgcaaatttttcaaatacatATTCGTAAGGGTAtgaaatattattaataatttaatattttggtatttgtaaaacttaccaACTGTGTAGGTATTGAGCAAAATTCAAGTAGTAATTGACATACAATTTGCTTGCTCGAATAGTATAAAGTGACGGTCCTGCACAATGTGCATATTATTGataaactataaaaataaaataaaataaattgaatTACCTTTATAATTTCTCACACAAATACCATAGGCTAGCAAAACATTGTTTTTTGTAACAGTTTGAGGCAAGTGTTCACCATCATCAGTTGCAAATTTATCACATAAAGTCAATCGAACTACTGTCAAACTTCATTTAGAGAATTTTGG is part of the Coffea eugenioides isolate CCC68of chromosome 6, Ceug_1.0, whole genome shotgun sequence genome and encodes:
- the LOC113773931 gene encoding dual specificity protein phosphatase 1-like produces the protein MAKELRLGHQQEKDELVVALKQGSAAGERVGEGDGSGRRASALNWFRKQLRKERKIKFWVKGCYQKQQYHLCDMPYLVRENLFIGNTGAAADFLQHGTEDDSGDGSKSSLAPEKVLYYLEKAGKDLKFARMAVPLRDTESEDLLDYLDVCLDFIDRSRQEGSVLVHCFAGVSRS
- the LOC113773932 gene encoding replication protein A 70 kDa DNA-binding subunit A-like: MADLKYRLAPHQYQLSFGNDTNIVNILDDCGTIPRFKFNLVKLRDTEQHMDNDLQLIDVISLVVSVGSHYQTSINDKTKCDILLLDKSLTVVRLTLCDKFATDDGEHLPQTVTKNNVLLAYGICVRNYKGPSLYTIRASKLYVNYYLNFAQYLHSWFENDKCTQKLVTWLRSCNFIMSQALLISNVKRISISKYAVLPTVKYFWILAYIQSINIDNIFHELCKNCGQSCQSHFTKMVYIHCNDVVDIIVRYNVNIEVRDSSSNLYLTLQDKHARLMFRCDAAYLRDLKTKDPTFIKVIVYK